From one Williamwhitmania sp. genomic stretch:
- a CDS encoding DUF5606 domain-containing protein, producing MSTDELTLKKIMAISGQPGLFKYVSQSRNGIIVESLADQKRMNASASAKVSSLGDIAIYTTTGEVALKEVFKTIREKTNAGQTIIEPKSSNDALKAFLGEVLPEFDRERVYASDIKKMITWFNLLNAHDMLHLIDIEDEKEPEKEADTEAAAEEKTE from the coding sequence ATGAGCACAGACGAACTGACATTAAAGAAGATTATGGCTATTTCGGGTCAACCGGGGCTTTTTAAGTACGTTTCGCAGAGTCGTAATGGCATTATCGTGGAATCGTTGGCTGACCAAAAACGCATGAATGCTTCTGCCAGCGCTAAGGTCTCTTCCCTTGGTGATATTGCAATTTATACGACCACTGGCGAGGTGGCTTTAAAGGAGGTTTTTAAAACTATCCGCGAGAAGACTAATGCTGGCCAAACCATTATCGAGCCAAAGTCTTCCAACGATGCGCTGAAGGCGTTCTTAGGAGAGGTGCTCCCGGAGTTCGATCGCGAACGGGTTTACGCTTCCGATATTAAGAAGATGATTACCTGGTTCAACCTATTGAATGCGCACGACATGCTTCATCTTATCGACATTGAGGACGAGAAAGAGCCAGAGAAGGAAGCAGATACTGAGGCTGCCGCAGAGGAAAAGACTGAGTAG
- a CDS encoding TerB family tellurite resistance protein: VLVSAMMKADGKVLKSELDFVKDFLVRSFGVDMAQEAMILLRDMLKKEVPVKDVCFQIRDNLDYSARLQLVHFLFGIAKADGVVSPEELKLVEDIAGYLGISPSEYTSIKAMFVDNTEWAYQVLEISRSATNDEVKKAYRHMALKYHPDKVSQLGEDVQRAANEKIQKVNEAYNLIKKERGMS; encoded by the coding sequence TGGTGTTGGTTTCGGCCATGATGAAGGCCGATGGCAAGGTGTTGAAGTCGGAGCTTGACTTTGTTAAGGATTTTCTCGTTCGTAGCTTTGGCGTCGATATGGCTCAGGAGGCAATGATTCTGCTTCGCGACATGCTTAAAAAAGAGGTGCCGGTGAAGGATGTTTGCTTCCAAATTCGTGATAATCTTGACTATTCTGCTCGGCTACAGCTCGTTCACTTTCTTTTTGGAATTGCCAAGGCCGATGGTGTTGTTAGCCCAGAAGAGTTAAAGCTTGTGGAGGATATTGCAGGTTACCTAGGCATTTCTCCATCTGAATACACCTCTATCAAGGCCATGTTTGTGGACAATACCGAATGGGCCTATCAAGTTTTGGAAATAAGTAGAAGTGCTACCAACGATGAGGTTAAGAAGGCCTATCGCCACATGGCGCTTAAGTACCATCCCGATAAGGTAAGCCAGTTGGGTGAAGATGTGCAACGTGCTGCTAATGAAAAGATACAGAAGGTTAACGAGGCCTACAATCTCATCAAAAAGGAGCGGGGAATGTCATAG